A segment of the Bacteriovorax sp. Seq25_V genome:
AATAATGCAGCTTCTATTGTTAAACTGTTGGTTGGGGATAAGGCGTCTGTTGAATCACTTACGCTTGGTCCTCAAGATCCTCATTACTTGAGTTCAAAACCTTCATTTACTGTGAAATTATCGAGAGCAGATCTTTTAATCTCTATTGGTATGGAGCTCGAAGAAGGTTGGCTACCTCTTGTAACGAAAGGAGCGAGAAACCCTAAAATTCTTCACGGAGCGAAGGGAAGCTTAGTTCTTGGCGAGTATTTGAAAAATCCACTTGAGGTTCCAGTTAATTTAAGTCGTGCTCAAGGAGATGTGCATGCTGCCGGTAACCCACATTTTCTCCTATCTCCTCAACGAGTCTTGGAATTACTCCCGGTAATTAGTACTAAGTTAGTAGAAACTTTCCCTGATCTTAAAGAAGTTGTTAGGGTGAATAGAGCTAAACTCGAGACTGAACTTCAAAATATTGTTCGCGAGATGAAATCAGTTAAGTTTCATAAAAATATCATTATGTATCATAAAACCTTGAGCTACTTTTTGAATGATATGGGTATTGAGGTTGCAGGTTATTTAGAGCCTAAACCAGGCATACCTCCAAGCGCTGCTCATATGTTGAATATCATGAAAACGATAGATGAGAAAAACGTCAAATTAGTTCTTGTTGAAAATTACTTTTCTGATTCAATAGCTCGAAAACTTCAAGAGAAGAAAGATGTGAGAATATATCATATTCCTGTTGCAGCCGAAGGAGTTGAGAAAGTTACTACAATTGTTGATCTATACAGGTATTTGTTGAATATTGTAAGAGTAGAGGAAGGGAAGTAATGGAATTATTAAACTTCTTTCTTCCGGCAATACTTCTAATTATATGCTTAGTTGGAATCCACTGTTACCTCGGCATACACGTCTTGAAAAGAGGGGTGATCTTTATTGATCTTACGCTTGCTCAATTAGCGGCACTTGGGTATGTGGTTGGTACGATATTAGGATATGAAATTGGATCTACCGAATCATATTTTATCGCTCTTTTTCACACTTTCATTGGGTCTCTTGTGTTTGCATACGGTAAACGTGCTAGTAAATTTATTTCAAGTGAAGCATTAATTGGTATAACTTATGCTTTTGGTTCTTCTGTTGTTATTTTACTGTTAAATAATTCTCCTCACGGAGCTGAGCAGTTTAAGGACTTGTTAGTTGGTAAGATCTTGTGGGTAACCGCAGAGGATGTAATAAAAATCTTCTTTATCTATGGTTTTGTCGGTGTTGTTCACTACCTTTTTCGTACAAAATTTATTCCACTATCAGATTATAAAGAGATTAAAAATGGTTTTTTTTGGGACTTTCTTTTCTATGCATTATTTGGGGTCGTTATAACTTCATCTGTTGGAAGTGCTGGAATCTTACTTGTTTTCTCTCTTCTTATTGGACCAGCTATCATAGGACGTGTTTATTTTAGTTCAATAAGGTCACAACTTCTTTTTGGCTGGTTATATGGAGCAGTTATAAGCATAGCTGGAATTATTCTTAGTTATCAAATTGATACACCTGTAGGCGCAACTGTTGTTGCAATCATTGCAAGTTTAACGATAATTCAAACCTTAGTTCTTTCTTTTAAAAATGTTTGTGGGCGATAAGTAGTCGTCCACAACTACTACAAATTGCATAGCCATCATTACTATTGATTTGATCCGCATCACTTCGAGATATTTGAAAACGGCATTTTGAACAAGAGAGTCCTTGAAGAAATGTGACTGGTGAATTGAATCGGTGTTTAGAACGTGTCTTTTCAAAAATTTCTTTTAGAGGCATTTCAATTTCTTCGAAAATTCCACTGACATTGATTTCTAATTTTTTAATTTCTGCTTCTTCTTTACTTGTCAGTTCCATGAGCTCAACTTTTACTTCATCAATTGTCTCTATTAGACCAGAGATGAATTTTTCAGCCTCATTAATATCAGATTTTACTTGATCAAGGTTTTCTAGAAGTTCAAATATCTGTTCTTCAAGAGTATCTTTTTGTGGGATAAGTTTTGAGAGTTCTTTTTGAACAGCTTCTTCTTGCTGTGCAGTTGTAACATTTTTAAGGGCCTCGTTACTACGAGATATTTCCCGATCAGTTTGATCAAGACTCTTCTCGAGTTCGACAATGGATTTAGATTGCTCTTTCAAAAGTTCTTCATGACTGTTTTTAAGTTCTTCTTTTATCGAGAGTTGCTTGTTTAAGAAACTAAGACGCTTTCGCTCTTCTTCTATTATTGAAAGATGTTTACTGATTCGTGTGTCTAAACTATTTATGTCAAGTATTAACGTGAAATTATCCATAAATATATATAATGATAGTCATTTCTTGCAGTCAACGAAAAATGG
Coding sequences within it:
- a CDS encoding metal ABC transporter substrate-binding protein, coding for MNKFLIALLVSIATFGDGRIITTTNNAASIVKLLVGDKASVESLTLGPQDPHYLSSKPSFTVKLSRADLLISIGMELEEGWLPLVTKGARNPKILHGAKGSLVLGEYLKNPLEVPVNLSRAQGDVHAAGNPHFLLSPQRVLELLPVISTKLVETFPDLKEVVRVNRAKLETELQNIVREMKSVKFHKNIIMYHKTLSYFLNDMGIEVAGYLEPKPGIPPSAAHMLNIMKTIDEKNVKLVLVENYFSDSIARKLQEKKDVRIYHIPVAAEGVEKVTTIVDLYRYLLNIVRVEEGK
- a CDS encoding metal ABC transporter permease translates to MELLNFFLPAILLIICLVGIHCYLGIHVLKRGVIFIDLTLAQLAALGYVVGTILGYEIGSTESYFIALFHTFIGSLVFAYGKRASKFISSEALIGITYAFGSSVVILLLNNSPHGAEQFKDLLVGKILWVTAEDVIKIFFIYGFVGVVHYLFRTKFIPLSDYKEIKNGFFWDFLFYALFGVVITSSVGSAGILLVFSLLIGPAIIGRVYFSSIRSQLLFGWLYGAVISIAGIILSYQIDTPVGATVVAIIASLTIIQTLVLSFKNVCGR
- a CDS encoding zinc ribbon domain-containing protein; its protein translation is MDNFTLILDINSLDTRISKHLSIIEEERKRLSFLNKQLSIKEELKNSHEELLKEQSKSIVELEKSLDQTDREISRSNEALKNVTTAQQEEAVQKELSKLIPQKDTLEEQIFELLENLDQVKSDINEAEKFISGLIETIDEVKVELMELTSKEEAEIKKLEINVSGIFEEIEMPLKEIFEKTRSKHRFNSPVTFLQGLSCSKCRFQISRSDADQINSNDGYAICSSCGRLLIAHKHF